The proteins below are encoded in one region of Desulfovibrio sp. JC022:
- the hypE gene encoding hydrogenase expression/formation protein HypE: protein MSSDKVLLDYGSGGRASQRLISELFLKHFANDELERLNDAATLNLKGKISMSTDSFTVDPIFFPGGDIGSLAVHGTVNDVAMLGAIPRYMTCAYIIEEGLPMDDLEKIVISMGEACRHAGVNIVTGDTKVVPKGMVDKIFINTTGVGEIIADPAPSGDRAAVGDAVLVSGTMGDHGLTILGTRQGLSLESNVKSDSASLNHLLVKLVQEIPDIHVLRDPTRGGLATTLNEITVSSNVCCELEESTIPVLPEVAGGCSFLGLDPLYLANEGKFLCILPQEYAEQALEIMRADDLGKDACQVGTITEANPGKVILVTPLGGKRLLNMLEGEQLPRIC from the coding sequence ATGTCCTCAGATAAAGTTTTACTCGATTACGGTTCCGGCGGAAGGGCCTCTCAGAGGCTTATTTCCGAACTTTTCCTCAAGCATTTTGCTAACGATGAACTGGAGAGGCTCAATGACGCAGCCACCCTGAATTTAAAGGGAAAAATCTCCATGAGCACCGACAGCTTCACCGTTGATCCAATTTTTTTTCCGGGTGGTGATATCGGATCATTGGCAGTTCACGGAACAGTCAACGATGTGGCTATGCTCGGCGCGATTCCGCGGTATATGACTTGTGCCTATATTATTGAAGAAGGGCTGCCCATGGACGATCTGGAGAAAATCGTCATATCAATGGGCGAGGCTTGCAGGCACGCCGGGGTGAATATCGTTACCGGTGATACCAAGGTTGTGCCCAAGGGTATGGTGGATAAGATTTTTATCAACACTACCGGGGTAGGGGAAATTATTGCTGATCCAGCTCCCAGCGGAGATCGCGCTGCGGTTGGGGATGCTGTGCTTGTCAGCGGAACCATGGGCGACCACGGACTGACCATTCTCGGTACCCGTCAAGGTCTTTCTCTAGAATCCAATGTCAAGAGTGACAGTGCTTCCCTGAACCATCTGCTGGTCAAGCTGGTGCAGGAAATTCCTGATATTCATGTCCTGCGCGATCCCACAAGGGGCGGGCTGGCAACTACTCTGAATGAAATTACTGTTTCCTCCAATGTGTGCTGCGAACTAGAAGAATCGACTATTCCTGTACTCCCCGAAGTTGCTGGGGGGTGCTCATTTCTCGGTTTAGATCCTCTCTATCTTGCAAATGAAGGTAAGTTTTTGTGTATTTTGCCTCAGGAGTACGCAGAGCAGGCCCTTGAAATCATGCGTGCAGATGATTTGGGCAAGGATGCCTGTCAGGTAGGAACCATTACTGAAGCAAATCCGGGCAAGGTTATTCTTGTTACCCCGCTGGGCGGTAAAAGGCTGCTTAATATGCTGGAAGGTGAGCAATTGCCCCGTATTTGTTAA
- a CDS encoding chloride channel protein gives MVSPSDSKTKKRTGTSFNPRVQYVLLMSFSVAIGMAAAGGAFLFRWMIENFQHLFWAGGHSFLDMAANSPWWLVLFLPCFGGLIAGVIITNWAPEAQGPGVPEVIKALTVRGGVIRHRITFLKALVTSLLIGCGASVGREGPVVQIGASLGSSAARIFRLDPSMLPVCVASGAAAGIAATFNAPLTGTLFAIEILLLDTEMSYVSHIIVASVTASALSKFFWGDFPTFDAPKFVFNNFEELIIFFLLGILAGLVSIAFVKMIRLCELTFDHIPLPNWLKPALGGLLLGAMALKIPAVLGVGYEAVNMGLTGVLPLDLALILLGAKLVATSLCIGSGMSGGIFAPSLVLGAALGVSVSSTLNMFFPELALTHGQYALVGMGTVVAGTTLAPITAVLTVFELTYSYKIILPMMVGCITSALVVRILKGYSVYEAKLLRQGVNILRGHDESVMVNVSLREVMETEFDHLHTTDSLGKAADMVLNSEFPHFPVLDENEKLAGILTLRDMRAFLKNAQDLKGGAEIVDTLMVRTVVSLPADSNLKEAIMKFERTGVSFLPLINPDMTMAGIIKSKDAMKIFRTKRYKDKILSSSL, from the coding sequence ATGGTTTCCCCTTCCGATTCCAAAACAAAAAAACGTACTGGAACCTCGTTTAATCCGAGGGTTCAGTACGTTTTACTTATGTCTTTCTCCGTAGCCATCGGCATGGCTGCAGCCGGCGGGGCTTTTCTCTTCCGCTGGATGATTGAAAATTTCCAACACCTGTTCTGGGCGGGAGGACATTCCTTTCTGGATATGGCCGCCAACTCACCGTGGTGGCTGGTGCTTTTCCTGCCCTGCTTTGGCGGGCTTATCGCCGGTGTGATCATCACAAACTGGGCACCGGAAGCCCAAGGACCCGGAGTTCCGGAAGTAATCAAGGCTTTGACTGTACGGGGCGGTGTTATCCGCCATCGCATCACCTTTCTTAAAGCTCTGGTCACCAGCCTGCTCATCGGCTGCGGTGCGTCAGTTGGCCGGGAAGGCCCGGTTGTCCAGATCGGGGCATCTCTTGGCTCCTCCGCAGCAAGAATATTCCGCCTTGATCCGTCCATGCTTCCGGTCTGCGTGGCTTCCGGCGCAGCAGCAGGGATCGCAGCGACCTTCAATGCCCCGCTCACAGGAACACTTTTTGCCATTGAAATCCTGCTGCTGGATACGGAAATGTCCTACGTCAGCCACATCATTGTGGCCTCGGTAACAGCGTCAGCCCTTTCAAAATTTTTCTGGGGAGACTTTCCCACCTTCGATGCTCCCAAATTTGTTTTCAATAATTTCGAAGAACTTATTATTTTCTTCCTACTGGGAATCCTCGCCGGACTGGTATCCATTGCCTTTGTAAAAATGATCCGGTTATGTGAATTAACCTTTGATCACATACCACTTCCAAACTGGCTTAAGCCCGCCCTCGGCGGCCTTCTTCTAGGCGCAATGGCTCTTAAAATACCGGCAGTACTCGGTGTAGGTTATGAAGCTGTGAACATGGGGCTTACCGGTGTATTGCCCCTTGATCTGGCCCTGATCCTTCTCGGAGCCAAGCTCGTTGCCACATCACTTTGCATCGGTTCGGGCATGAGCGGCGGAATTTTTGCTCCCTCGCTGGTTTTGGGTGCTGCACTTGGAGTATCGGTAAGTTCCACTCTCAATATGTTTTTTCCGGAACTGGCCCTGACCCACGGACAATACGCCCTTGTAGGCATGGGAACCGTTGTAGCCGGAACCACCCTTGCTCCCATAACCGCAGTGTTGACCGTGTTTGAATTAACTTATTCATATAAAATAATCCTGCCTATGATGGTCGGCTGTATAACCAGTGCGCTTGTCGTCCGCATACTCAAAGGATATTCCGTATATGAAGCCAAACTGCTGCGGCAAGGGGTGAACATTCTGCGCGGTCACGATGAATCCGTGATGGTCAATGTTTCGCTGCGGGAAGTAATGGAAACTGAATTCGACCACTTACACACAACAGACAGTCTCGGCAAAGCCGCAGACATGGTCCTGAACTCCGAATTTCCTCATTTCCCGGTGCTGGATGAAAATGAAAAGCTTGCCGGAATCCTGACCCTGCGCGACATGCGGGCTTTCCTTAAAAATGCTCAAGACTTGAAAGGCGGGGCTGAAATTGTGGATACCCTGATGGTCCGTACTGTTGTTTCACTTCCAGCGGATTCCAATCTAAAAGAAGCCATTATGAAATTTGAAAGGACCGGGGTATCCTTTTTACCGCTCATCAATCCTGATATGACAATGGCTGGGATAATAAAATCCAAAGATGCCATGAAAATTTTCCGCACTAAAAGATATAAAGATAAGATTCTATCGTCTTCTCTTTAA